GTCGAATAGCCCGAGTGTCCGTTTCAATGCTAGTTCTAAGAGGTTTTAGCTCTTCCTTTTGGGCAAAACAAAAAGAGGTGCTTAAAAGTAAAAAGAGTAAGGTTTTACGCATTTTTGTTAAATTTTTGAACTTGGTGGTTTATTCAAAATTACTTAAAATAAATTAGTTTAAAGGAGACAAAATGTGGAACTAAAATATTTAGGCTTAGTAAAAACTGATTTAAAACTTTTTTATAGAAATACTTTCAGATTAGAATTTGTAAAAAAGAATATTTTACTACATTTGCATCCGGTTTAGGAAAAGGAATCACCAATTTCTATACTGCTCGGGGTGTAGCGTAGCCCGGTATCGCGCCTCGTTTGGGACGAGGAGGTCGTAGGTTCGAATCCTGCCACCCCGACTTTAACATATTAATCCTGATAGCTTTATTGTTATCAGGATTTTGTTTTTTTAGCCTACTTCCTCATTTAAAAAGTATTTTTTGTTTAACCTTCCAAAAAAGTCATAGGATCAGTTAATTAATTATTTTTAACTCCGCTATTGGTTCAAAGGCTGTTTTGAAAATTGGCCTGAGTCTAATAATTTATTCAATTGTAGCCTGATATGAAATTAGTAGTCATAGGGAGTTCGAATATGGATTTGGTTATCTCCTTGCCAAGGATACCTGCTATTGGAGAGACAGTTTTGGGAGGGAAATCAAACATGGTTTTTGGAGGAAAAGGAGCCAACCAAGCTGTGGCCTCAAAACGTTGTGGAGGTCATGTTTCATTCATAGCCAAAGTGGGTAATGATATTTTTGGAGAGAATATGAAAAAGCACTTCCTGAAGGAAGGTTTTAATTCTGACCACATTTTAACAGATGAAGAAGAAGCTACTGGGATTGCTCAAATTTTTGTCTCGGAAAAAGGAGAAAACTCCATTGCTGTGGCACCTGGCGCTAACATGAAGTTAATTCCTGAAGATCTTGAAGCCTATATTGAATTAATAAAGGAAGCTCATGTAATTCTTTTGCAATTGGAATCCCCAATAGAGACAGTTGAATATATAGCCGATCTAGTTTTTCAGAGCGGTACAAAACTTATATTGAACCCCGCTCCAGCTCAAAAATTAAGTGAAA
Above is a window of Algoriphagus machipongonensis DNA encoding:
- the rbsK gene encoding ribokinase, translated to MKLVVIGSSNMDLVISLPRIPAIGETVLGGKSNMVFGGKGANQAVASKRCGGHVSFIAKVGNDIFGENMKKHFLKEGFNSDHILTDEEEATGIAQIFVSEKGENSIAVAPGANMKLIPEDLEAYIELIKEAHVILLQLESPIETVEYIADLVFQSGTKLILNPAPAQKLSESLLEKVWLLTPNETEASLLTGIDVIDQISAQQAAEHLLKMGVKNVIITLGENGSLLSNPETVEHFPAFKVTAKDTTAAGDVFNGTLAASITNGKSLQDAISFASAAASISVTREGAQSSIPTQSEIEFFLQKHQKQRT